A stretch of the Neodiprion lecontei isolate iyNeoLeco1 chromosome 4, iyNeoLeco1.1, whole genome shotgun sequence genome encodes the following:
- the LOC107220687 gene encoding uncharacterized protein LOC107220687, whose product MEGKNITRKELVNVNLLSLKCLMFCFFGGMGCLFPFLPLHMLATGLTYEEAKIVSIVSPIVAMIGPLVAGPLADKLAGRQGSNSRASTGKYLRVMIAVTCILGAIFYAALMAIPRVERLTIPQERNPQVKFSCDESGAIVFKDRCKLPATCYEWPEIKPGPIRLTNCDYQCKLINPEPRIQDDVTTLKPFTTDYVDEGESSGDLTVIPIEENEKDDRQSIYKRETIEPPHLCVKEDGLDVCHVYTTSSGSINIYATLQQARNPNEISERCAYPLSDQFSCRIPTVLRTKMLKFNKSCSIDCDLYEPYKMSDSVLAQVKCQQLIGNPDHTFWSYLVVRSIADVFPTTAVALLDAAVVIATRETSCGRGDVGRQLAFGSLGFAIFGPLTGYLTSLVEGAQPSFSIPIDIFAALMVISALIAVFANGMPLSPPEWWWHTRSGMLALPMSAIKRYGGETAALLFVLVIMGIFWSAMDTYLPWHLEQLNADVVLIGVCLTIGALPAVIFLWKSEHLVDYCGHSNLLITAFTIYIVRFTGLSLVSGDPWWSLASEVLELFTLGIMWVTAILYLRHLVPRHLTVTAQALPVIAHFCIGRCIGAVISAYVDVGQRNVDSLRFVYKCMAVAAAIIALKYFIWYHALIRPKCHAQSTQGPRQPPTIMEAMNGNGNYTPLRVYHNGRGRKGQFRY is encoded by the exons atggaaggaaaaaatattacacgaAAGGAGTTGGTCAACGTTAATTTATTGTCACTAAAATGCCTTATGTTCTGCTTCTTCGGAG GTATGGGCTGTCTCTTCCCTTTTCTACCACTTCACATGCTTGCCACAGGCCTGACCTACGAAGAGGCTAAAATAGTGTCAATTGTCTCGCCGATAGTGGCGATGATAGGCCCATTGGTGGCTGGTCCATTGGCAGACAAGTTGGCTGGTCGACAGGGGTCCAACAGCAGAGCATCGACAGGAAAATACCTTCGAGTAATGATAGCAGTGACTTGCATACTCGGTGCTATATTTTACGCTGCACTAATGGCGATACCCAGAGTCGAGAGGCTGACGATACCCCAGGAGAGAAATCCCCAGGTGAAATTTTCCTGCGACGAATCTGGGGCCATTGTATTCAAGGACAGATGCAAGCTCCCGGCAACCTGCTACGAATGGCCCGAAATAAAACCTGGACCCATTCGACTCACCAACTGCGACTACCAGTGCAAACTGATCAATCCCGAGCCCCGCATTCAAGACGACGTCACCACTTTGAAGCCCTTCACCACGGATTACGTCGACGAAGGCGAGAGCAGTGGCGACCTGACTGTCATTCCCAtcgaagagaatgaaaaagacGATCGG CAATCTATCTATAAGAGGGAAACGATTGAGCCACCGCACCTCTGCGTAAAGGAGGATGGACTTGACGTTTGCCACGTGTACACAACCTCCTCGGGCAGTATTAATATATACGCGACTCTTCAGCAGGCCAGAAATCCCAATGAGATATCCGAGCGATGCGCCTATCCTTTGAGCGATCAATTCTCTTGCAGGATACCCACGGTGCTGAGAACGAAGATGTTAAAATTTAACAAGAGCTGCAGCATAGACTGTGATCTTTACGAGCCGTACAAAATGTCAG ACAGTGTTTTGGCCCAGGTGAAATGTCAGCAGTTAATTGGCAACCCAGATCACACGTTTTGGAGTTATCTGGTAGTGCGATCCATCGCCGACGTGTTTCCAACTACTGCGGTAGCACTTCTGGACGCAGCTGTGGTCATTGCGACTCGCGAGACGTCCTGTGGCCGTGGTGACGTCGGCCGACAACTGGCCTTCGGATCCCTCGGCTTTGCCATATTTGGGCCATTGACAGGCTATTTGACGAGTCTGGTCGAAGGCGCTCAACCTTCCTTTTCAATACCTATCGACATATTTGCGGCACTGATGGTAATATCAGCTCTAATTGCTGTTTTTGCTAACGGCATGCCTCTCAGCCCTCCGGAATGGTGGTGGCACACCAGAAGCGGAATGCTTGCCTTGCCGATGAGCGCCATCAAGAGATACGGCGGCGAAACCGCAGCCTTGCTGTTCGTTCTGGTGATAATGGGGATATTCTGGAGCGCCATGGATACCTATCTACCCTG GCACCTCGAACAACTGAATGCTGACGTAGTATTGATCGGCGTTTGCCTGACCATCGGCGCTTTGCCAGCAGTGATTTTCCTCTGGAAATCTGAACACCTCGTTGATTACTGTGGACACAGCAATCTCTTGATTACAGCGTTTACTATTTACATCGTCAG ATTCACCGGATTGAGTCTAGTGTCTGGAGATCCATGGTGGTCCCTTGCCTCCGAGGTGTTGGAGCTGTTCACACTTGGAATAATGTGGGTGACAGCGATTCTTTATCTCAGACACTTggtgcctcgtcatctaaccGTCACGGCTCAAGCTTTGCCGGTGATTGCTCATTTTTGCATAG GTCGATGCATCGGGGCAGTTATAAGCGCGTACGTCGACGTCGGCCAAAGGAACGTTGACTCGCTTCGATTCGTCTACAAGTGCATGGCAGTTGCAGCTGCAATAATTGCCTTGAAATACTTTATCTGGTATCATGCATTGATAAGGCCGAAATGCCACGCGCAAAGCACTCAGGGACCTCGTCAGCCACCGACTATAATGGAAG CGATGAATGGAAACGGCAATTATACACCCTTGAGAGTATATCACAATGGCAGAGGCAGGAAAGGACAGTTTCGGTACTAG